The sequence acccaagggtttagggtttcggatttagggtttagggattaggatttagggtttagggattaggatttagggtttagtgttttgctgacggttaacaatatttaaaaaaaaaatctttttttttgtaactattatttttttacctttttattttaaaaacataatataacttgacaatattttgtttccttttttagaaaatatcgaatttgaaataatgaaatcctattggtcggtgaacctagaggttcaccttagggggtgaacccaagaattactccTAAATTATTAGACTAAAAGATCAAGTCTCATACCGTAAGTTTACGCAAATATGAGTCATACGTCTGTATGGAAAAAAATATGAGCGTTAAACGTTAGTCCCGTCCAAGCCACGGCAGTGACACCCGTTCTTCTCCTTGTGTTTGTTGTTCATAAAGATATGAAGGTCGCTGTTGAATTAGGAGATGAGATTGACGCTAAGAAAGCTTGTGAAAGACAGCTTAGACAAAAGTACAAGTCCCTTGGTGCACTGAAGATTGTCACTGACCGAGGACTACAGGTAACTGAATGCACATGTGCTTGTACTGGTTATGAATCTCACTCATTGTATCATTAAAAACTGTGCAGGTGGGGAATCTTGCGGTCATTGATATATCTGCTACAACTATAATCCCACCAACTTTGATCAATCTCATAACCCTCTCATGGATGTTTGTGATACTgcatcttttcttcttcttattatgctatatatatatatatagggatGGTGCAGAAGCAGAACCTATGCGTCAGGTTGTGGTTACTATTATATTATTCTTATCAGCcaaactttaaattttattcatttaacgttttattttaattttggtaCTCAGGATACAACTTGGGGTAAGAAAAGACACGCAGCCAAGTCAAGCTCTAGGCCATGGAAGAGGGTAAGTAAGCTAAATCTTTAcatttgtttgttgttttaaGTTAATTCTCAGACGAGAGTTATTGTAAGGAAATGAAACAGAGAATATGAGATAAGCACCTTATTCTGtttgttttctctgtttttgaCTTAATTCTTCACAGGAGAGGCAAGCTCATGATCTGGAGGAACATAAACAGAAGAAGAGGAGGGTGGAAAATTTGAGAATTGATCCCAATGTTCAATCCGGCGAAGGAGGGAGTCAAACGGAACAGAGATTGGAGGTAAAGAAACAAGATCATGTTCTTATTTTGGTTTACTGATCCTGAGTCCTTGAATAAGTTGGTTTCTTTTCCTTCAAACTAGATTCCAGAGAACCGCAACGTTAACGCTCAAGAACAGGCAGATATGGAGAGGCAGAACAGAGAGGCTCAAGAGAAAGCGCAGGAGGAACGTAGACTACGGATAGATAATGAGAGGAGGCAGGCTCGTTTGCGTCTTGAGAGGGTATTGAATATTcacatgatatttttttgtcCTTCTCTTTCAGATGAAACCGAGAGTTCTAACCAGCAACGTTGATCAGCTCAGAGAGGCATTACCAGATATTGGGATTGAGAGAAAAGAGGGCGATGGGTTTTAGGAGAAAACAGAGTTACTAGACACACCCAAGAGAACTAATCAGATTGTTTGGGACGCAAGAAAACGATATGTTTTGGGATGATTTAGGTCAATCTTTTCGTAGTTTTAGTCGTGTAACTGTTTAGTGTTGTTGTGTTAGATGGCTTGATCGTTCACTTTTATAAGATTACATTTGAGCAACATAATTTATGTATTGATCGTTCACTACAGCGTTCAGCACAAACCAACGAAATACAACAGAAAGAATACAAAACAAATTGCTTAGACATACCATATCAGGACTTTTGAGTTGATCAAGTTGTTTATGACCTAACCGAAGCAAATACTCGATGTACTGAAAGGAGTGGTGAAAGAACGTACGATGATCAATGATAGAGACCAGTCTTTGCGGATCCCCGCACGTCCCGCGGGATACACTGAACCCATCCCGCTTCTGGTCCGATCCCGCACAAGCTCATCCCGCGAGGCCCGCTAAAAATTCGGGCCTGGATCTTAGTAACCAATCCCGCCCCGCAACAGGTCCAAACGGGCTGGACCCGCGGGCAGGTTCAAATTTTGCCATCTCTATTAGAACCTAAATATCAGTGTTTTAAAAACCGGATCAGAAGATGAAAAACGGATAATTTTTGGGTCACGGTTCAATATGGTTTGACCGGATCAAACCTAGTTCAGtaatatagtttaatatatttttagtgtataaatttaaaagtaatgttagtaaatatgatacataactaaaatataaatgaatttaaaacataaaatattcttaatataaattagttttatgtttatatggatGTTCTATAGATTTTTGATAGttttaatggtttttatcaGTTTAATAATTCTGAGATCCAATCCAGCTACTTGAAAAACCGATTAGTAGACCCAATCTTAACCGATTTATGGTCGAACCCGGTTCAACCATCGGGTGGGTCCGGTTTTAATAACACGGCTAAATACATTCATCTTAGTTCATCAGAGGGTAGagatcaaacaaaacaaaatcaatttgAACAGGAAGTCAGATCACCGGTCAGGCAAAAATCAAGAGACGATCACCAAGTTATCTAAAACCACCAAAGCCTAATCATCGCGAAGATAAGGGGAAATTTAGCTTgagaaaatcaaaatcaaaatcagcaAATCTAACTAAGCGGAAACGGTTTGCAATATAACGAGTgcagaaaaaaaactaacctaGATCGAGGAACGATGCAGCCGCCGGAGAAAGCAACAAAAGCGATCTAGTCACCAACAATATATCAGAGATCAGTAGAGATTTTGTGAAGGTTTTATGAGGAGTGTATGTGTTTGGCTCCTCTCGTTTTTCGGCTGAGAGAGAAGCCTTCTGTGGTTTATGGCCCAATCATTTGGAGGGAATTTGTTCTCTTTTTCACCtttgaaattcttttttttattggtaATTCTCTTCCTTAACAAAACATAGCCAAAAATAAAAGGACTACTCTCACAAAACTATAAGTAAGGATATAAAAAAATTCGTATTATTAATGCTGGCTGCTTTctgtaaatataattattatcttTGTTGCTAAGTCAAAGTAGTAATTATCCTGGAAAAAACATTATTTCACAGAAGTTACTCatctaaaataatcaaaataataacatataaattaaattaaaaaatcatattaaggAGAAATGTTATGAGTTGTGAAACAGCCATAATCAATTATTACTTGGTTTTGATCTAAAAGTATTATAGATAGAAAAACGTAAAACTAAGTGACAATCTATTGTGCAAAACATTCAAGGTTCGACATGACAACATCCCTAAATCTCAAATTTACAAATGTCGCAAAAgcttaattaatattttgacgTTAAATAAATTAGTAGAATAAGTTGATTGGCTGCATAacagcatatatatatatatatatatattattaaattgtggatattttaattttacaagAAAGCCAAAAATATCTAACACAAATATGTTTAGTATATGTATTTTGAGAATTTAATGGTGGAAATCCACCATCGAAGTTGTTCTAGCCACCATTGAGGTTGCTCTGATATTTGTATGGCGTTTCCAAAGAAATAGAGAAATTGCTTCAGAGACCAATTGCTGCGGAGACTGTATCACACTCAATAATAAAGGATAAAAGGTTAGAGCACCTCCATCAATAGGATGGAGGCAGATATCTAACGttataatattagaaaataaGAAAAGTGAGAGGTGAGATGGTCATACCGTATATGGGTAGAGAATTGATTAAGACATTTTTACATATTTACTTTGGCACTTTTTCATTTGTgtagtttagcaaaaaaagtgGCACTTTTTTATTTGTGTAGTTTAgtctgaaatttttttttagttatttacaaaaagtgcatcaaataataatataaaaaaaacaatgagaaCCTATTATGGATTTCTTCACTAGTGGGCATGGAGTTCTTAAttcatgatttgatatttttttgttttttctttttatatttttcggtTAAGAAACagctattatatatttatatctcttatttaaaagatagttcttattttttttagttaaaatctaagaaaatttaagAATCGTCTCTTATCTGAAGGTAAGAATTTCAGTTAAGAGAAtgtgcactacaagaaaacatcgggatactgagggaaaaaatcgtcggtatgtcgtcggaataacgctattccgacgacataccgacgaaaaaagtcctcggaaatatcttctcggaaattcatacttcctcggaattccgtcggaaatttccgacggaattccgaggaaacaaaattccgaggaaactccgagaaaCATATGTTCGTCGgatggttcctcggaatataccgatggaattccgatggtcaaatcctcggaagtttcgacaaaacattcctcggaatgtttatcggaaaattccgaggaacatatgttcctcggaaaattccgaggaacatatttccctcggaattttccgagggaatggagttcctcggaaaattccgagggacaaaactccctcggaattttccgaggactccattccctcggaaaattccgagggaaatatgttcctcggaattttccgagggaagaaagttcctcggaattttccgaggaactccattccctcggaatttcgaaaaaatttatttttttaaaaaaaatttaaattttttaaatttaaatttgaaaatttaaaattaaaattaaaattgaataaaacattaaataaaacatagtagataatattcaaagttaaataaaacattcagagtttttggtaaaaaaaaaaaaaactacgggtcttggatgttcgggaacacctcgttcgggtacatcctcttcatcatctccatcatctgctcgttgagcctcttctgggtctcatagcccgcctgttgagctgccatctgggtctccaacgcagatatccgatcatccttgtccttcagctgagccgtaagaacttccggatcaacatatggcggtggtgcagaagaaggagcagccgaccgggagcgacgacccaaaccgaccatacgtcccttcttctttggaaccgactgaaatataaaaaaccaaatttagataatataaattgatgataaaataaaaatcaagaaataaataaattgaacttttaaaaaaaaaacttaccgattcaacgatttcgttgattcgaacccgggacaagttggtcgaagccgtcgaatcgtcatcatcggtttgaagctgagacacttcgtcgtacacctgagtttggaccaggtcgaccacgtccctcacaagaccatcatcaatctgaccggtcttcttgttggtatacgcccttttcattagggcgagatcatcaaccggctcgccctcattttcttccgccttgaaaaaaaaataaattaaacaaacattagaaatttgaaaaaatgcataaaaaataaaattctgaaacttaaataattaaagaaaaagcggttgaacttaccatgcgatccgcgagagtggcaatagattgggcacccaagttatgcttgtagatgcccttccctttacggtcgctcctgcggttgttggagttggtggaagaagtttctttcgtctcttccttatcccaatgctcacacaactccttccataccgtgtcgttcatcgactttgggaccttttaattaaaaaaaaaaagtttaataatttaaaaaatagtttaataaattaaaaattgttaataaattaaaaactaccttgtttacttcccacttcttcttccactcgtacatctgcttcccatagttgtccataactttatggacaaaatggttatagatagagagcgtatcatcggaattccagttgaattcttgctgaaatagtttaaaaatagtttttaagcacaaaaatataaatagtttaataattacaaaaatagttttaataaataaaaaatagtttaataaatatagaaaatagtttaataattacaaaaaaaagttttaataaataaaaaatagtttaataattaaaaaaatagtttttaaaatatttaaaatgtttaataaatatagaaaatagtttaataatcacaaaaaatagttttaataaataaaaaatataagtaaaaaatttgaatacttaccgcaaactgacgaaaccacagatgctgcttctcgacggggaagtgagtgaaagtcggatgtcccttgtcgagggcagagtacatcatacggttgatccatgcgctgatcccgttcccggatcggttgaacctaataaaaagaacaaattattaataatcaatcaaattttaaggaaaaaaaataaaagtttaattaccatgtttgaccatgtccatgtggatactcagtgagatagggaagatggtcacgaccgggctgtcgaaccaactccgcaacactcatcactcccggaggacccgtaggagcaggagcgggtatagcagcgggagcgggagcagcaggagcgggtaatggagaaggagatgtatggtaggagctgtggggcgaaacggaatcctgaacatggctggacgaaccccgagactggctccccataccaccccggctacgacgctggcgaggccggatctgatcatcattagacctgtaaattaaaaaaaaaatagttttaattaaaaataatttttaatcacaaaaatataaatagtttaataattaacaaaaaaagtttttataaataaaaaatagtttaaaaattaaaaaaatagttttaataaaccccaaaaacagtttaataattacaaaaatagttttaaaaatatttaaaatgtttaataattacaaaaaatagttttaataatattaaaaatgttaaataaatataaaaatttatattttatatataaaatacataaaacgttttattaccacaaaaaaatgattttaatattatatatatatgatttttaatcacaaaaaagttttatagattttaaaaatcattaataaatatataaatgattttaaaatgcaaaaaatagattttatatacaaaaaacgttttgaatatatacatatataattacaaattcgatttttataaccacaaaatcaataaaaaccaaaaaaaaatccaaatcaagtgaaatacataatcaaactcgattttacacaatcctaccattcaacctaacaaaaatctataaatctcattccaaaatcatcaaatctacttcaaaaccatacaaatctaccctaagagagtgggatagggttcttacatgattatgggagtggaaatcgcgagggagaagagagaaatcgccggaaatcgcaagggagaagagaggagtcggcggaaatcgcaagggagagaaagtgaggcggagagaaatggggaagaagatcgcgttcgacctaataaaatgacgcgtccgacggaaactatccgtcggaatttcgtcgGAATTATTTAATgcatccgtcggaatttcctcggaattctttgattcaattttcgcgaaatatttggcggcttggtttacccggttaaatgaaaatattccgaggaaccatgattcctcggaataccctcggtaattaccgaggaaattctgaggaaccagggtttggggttttaaaacatcgattattttcgccgtatttcatttcttatacaattataatgcataccattgaggattctttgtatagatgatcataaaccatgaaataacacaatttcaaaaataattgtaagtattccctttaccgtttattaaagtgtataagtgtttctcttatgttgtgtggttttcgttcatggaatcgtaaaagtgtttgttattggataaaacaccaaagttcctagttccaaacatcataatctggttaagacacttaatgaaggttatatacgtgttattcaatccgtaaaacgttgttttcggtttaaaaccccaagttcctcggaatttcctcggaaatttccgagggaattccgaggaaacaattATCTTCGTCgggatttcctcggaaaattccgaggaattccgaggaaaaagaatctataatcaaatcccaTGTTCCTCgggatttcctcggaaattttcgaggaaattccgaggaatttcttacttcgtcggaatttcctcggaaacttccgaggagattccgaggaaaaggaatCTATAATCAAGTCCCTAAATcgagaagatctattccgaggaaattccgaggaaaacctatctgtcctcggaatttcctcggtatttatatttaaaaaaaaaaaaaaaagtcgacgctagtctgtttccgagtcgtcatcaccagatgaatctgaatctggatcttggtgaaactctccaatcactggttcatcctctacgtgaacggcggcttcctctccgaagtcggttaaatcgactacaaggccaactccacctaaatcttctgctgcacttaagttgccggatgtgcttggttgtagtgggtcttccagctcagaacttccctgaactcggcctctcgggttgagtcttgtaacagtaacccatggatcatctctgttccttacccgggggtacttgatataacaaacctgatcggcctgagaagcaagaatgaaaggatcataatattgcagcttccgtcttgaatttactgatgtaacaccaaatgcatctgttctcacacctcgatctggagtgttgtcgtgccaatcacaatagaaaacagtacagcgcaatccaaccatgcccaaatacttgatttccaaaatctcatttatgtgtccgtagtatacatcatctcctgatgcagaacaaacaccagcatcgtaagtcgtactcgaacgtctcctcttctgagttgtgaatgcatatcctcgagtacaaaatctcggatatgacttcacaacaaagtttggtccaacgaccatctcgcgtatccaatcgtcaaatgtttcacctctgccaaaccatcactcacataagtaaacatccatccaccaaattctctctgcttcatttcttctagttcgtcctctgtggcgtatctatattcgaaccgcttttctgccatgaaaatcctttcatattgaagaacatcttcgcagttggtgagtaaatatgtttgcaaatgactgcgctcctgatcagtaagtcgacggtcctttggttttccgctaagtcgtccaacgtctgtgaaaatgtctggaaccttccaatgatatgttgcccgttcgcctctatcatcatgccgagcaggtcttctgtttttggtctgaacttctgctggaaagtagtactcggcaaagtttgaagtttcttcattgatcatctgtgcgactatagacccttccaccctacttaaatttt comes from Brassica rapa cultivar Chiifu-401-42 chromosome A02, CAAS_Brap_v3.01, whole genome shotgun sequence and encodes:
- the LOC103853449 gene encoding uncharacterized protein LOC103853449 — encoded protein: MPSSRVDCIIGFFYFKACPVLQVDCLRRVVAWIGGGVISTSLSSSSSATSVSLLFLLCFFFLPSVTPVLLLVFVVHKDMKVAVELGDEIDAKKACERQLRQKYKSLGALKIVTDRGLQVGNLAVIDISATTIIPPTLINLITLSWMFVILHLFFFLLCYIYIYRDGAEAEPMRQVVVTIILFLSAKL